Genomic window (Desulfuromonadales bacterium):
CTGCCCGACATGAAGACGGCTTTCGCCAAGGCCGCCGAATTGGCGAAAGAGAAATAGCCGGCGGCGGTCACGGACAAAACGGCAAAAAAGAGAGGCGGTCTGCACGCAGATCGCCTCTCTTTTTTGCCCCTGAGCGGGCTCCAACACCGACCTTCACTGACCTGGTTCGCCTAAGGTCCGTGTTGGTCCCTGTCAGTCGGCGCCCGTTCGTGTGCCGTTATTGCACCGGATTCCTGTCCTCGCACGGAATCTTCACCTGGCACAGCCCGCAGGGGGTGGCGCCGGTGCCGTAGTGCTCGGTGGCGTAGGGGGTAGTGACGTTGCGGATGTAGTCGTAGCACTTCGGCTTGTCGTGACCGGCCTCGGTGATGGCGTCGGCCGGGCAGCGGCGGATGCAGGCGCCGCAGGTCCCTTTGGCGTACCAGAGGCACCAGTCCTGGTGGCCGGCGTAGGGCCGGGGGGTCGGCGGCAGGTCTACGGCAGCCACCACCGAACCGAAACGCACCGCCTTGCCGAGTTCCGTAATCAGGCCGTCGGATAAACCGAAGGTGCCGTGGCCGGCGATCCAGGCGGTGTGCCGCTCCGACCAGTTGGAGGCGAGTCCATAGCGCTCGCTCTGCCGGTAGGCAAAGCCGGGCAGGCGCTCGGGGGCGACGGCGGGTATGCCGGCCTCGGTCAGCCTTGCGGCCAGATGCAGGCGCAGCGCGCAGTTGAAGGCCTCGCCAAAAAAGCGCGAGCGGGCCCAGCGCTCGGCCGGATAGTCGGTGGCCGAACGCTGGTCGGCGCGGGTCGCCTCGGTCTGCGGCAGGATGTAGCTGATGACCGTGAGGCGGCCGGCCGGCAGGGGAGCGGCGGGAAAAGCGAGAGCGAAGGCCTCGGCCGGGGTCCAGAAGAAGGGGCCGATATCGGCCTTGAGCATTTCGTAGAGGGGAT
Coding sequences:
- a CDS encoding 4Fe-4S ferredoxin, yielding MSSQCADRAAWIERIIHDFCASAANSLGEGRSERAWGEPRVAFAGGDDPLYEMLKADIGPFFWTPAEAFALAFPAAPLPAGRLTVISYILPQTEATRADQRSATDYPAERWARSRFFGEAFNCALRLHLAARLTEAGIPAVAPERLPGFAYRQSERYGLASNWSERHTAWIAGHGTFGLSDGLITELGKAVRFGSVVAAVDLPPTPRPYAGHQDWCLWYAKGTCGACIRRCPADAITEAGHDKPKCYDYIRNVTTPYATEHYGTGATPCGLCQVKIPCEDRNPVQ